From a single Deltaproteobacteria bacterium genomic region:
- a CDS encoding LLM class flavin-dependent oxidoreductase yields the protein MNEGSKRNLRFGLWYDFRNPPQWRRPYEKVYSEILDQIAWAEDIGFDDVWLSEHHFTEDGYSPSLLPISAAIAAKTKKIRIATGVALLPLYDPVRLAEDAATVDIISGGRFELGVAVGYKVDEFRGLDIDISERGGRTDEALEIITRLWAGEKLDYKGEYFRVGNVSISPEPAQKPGPPLWIGGFVPAALKRAVKYGDGYMGGGGPIEESYKLYVEELKKAGKPTDNVKIADGIHWLIVSEDPKKTWDEAAEHVIYQANKYNEWFKEAGMSGVYEPIRDKQHLRELGRLNVVDPDICIDMINKHLEKAPLTHFLSWTLPPGLPASWAEPHLELFSKKVIPAFR from the coding sequence ATGAATGAAGGCTCAAAGAGGAATCTAAGGTTCGGCCTGTGGTACGATTTCAGAAACCCCCCGCAGTGGAGACGCCCTTATGAAAAGGTATATTCGGAAATACTGGATCAGATAGCGTGGGCGGAGGATATAGGGTTCGATGACGTCTGGCTCTCGGAGCATCACTTCACCGAGGACGGATACTCCCCTTCCCTCCTCCCCATATCCGCTGCGATAGCGGCAAAAACAAAGAAGATAAGAATAGCGACCGGAGTAGCGCTCCTTCCGCTTTACGATCCGGTAAGGCTGGCCGAGGACGCGGCGACGGTGGACATAATTTCGGGCGGCAGGTTCGAGCTCGGCGTGGCGGTCGGGTATAAAGTGGACGAGTTCCGGGGGCTCGATATAGACATAAGCGAGAGAGGCGGGCGCACGGACGAGGCGCTCGAAATAATCACAAGGCTCTGGGCGGGAGAGAAACTGGACTACAAAGGGGAATATTTCAGGGTCGGTAACGTAAGTATTTCCCCCGAACCCGCGCAAAAACCGGGACCACCCTTATGGATTGGCGGGTTCGTGCCGGCGGCTCTCAAGCGCGCGGTGAAATACGGGGACGGATACATGGGCGGAGGCGGGCCTATCGAGGAATCCTACAAATTATATGTGGAGGAACTCAAGAAGGCGGGCAAGCCCACAGACAACGTTAAGATCGCAGACGGCATCCACTGGCTTATTGTATCCGAGGACCCTAAGAAGACGTGGGACGAGGCAGCTGAGCATGTGATATACCAGGCGAACAAATACAACGAGTGGTTCAAGGAAGCGGGGATGTCCGGCGTATACGAGCCGATAAGGGACAAGCAGCACCTGCGAGAGCTCGGAAGGCTTAACGTAGTCGACCCCGATATCTGCATAGACATGATTAACAAGCACCTTGAAAAAGCCCCGCTTACGCACTTTCTCTCGTGGACGCTTCCGCCGGGGCTTCCCGCCTCGTGGGCGGAGCCGCATTTAGAGTTATTTTCAAAGAAGGTTATTCCCGCTTTCAGATAA